In a single window of the Desulfonatronum thiodismutans genome:
- a CDS encoding DNA cytosine methyltransferase produces the protein MCRSSVELFTGAGGMALGLEQSGWRHKALIERNEHACSTLHLNESLGHPLAKEWRLYNDDARMIRYSELFSDIEMVAGGPPCQPFSLGGKHRAYQDNRDMFPEAVRAVRELRPKCFVFENVKGLLRRNFASYFNYIILQLTYPSLVKDPTEEWNSHLSRLERHHTGCVESDLSYRVIHRLLDAADYGVPQHRHRVFIVGFRADLRKQWSFPEPTHSFDRLLWEQWVSGSYWDEHRVSKKGRPAEPERFASRIERIRVDYRLLPPPGKRCGTVRDALVGLPDPTSKTGTVANHEYRGGARPYPGHTGSILDAPSKALKAGDHGVPGGENMIAFPDGTYRYYTVRESARIQTFPDDYVFSGSWTEAMRQIGNAVPVRLAAVVGDSILRQLD, from the coding sequence ATGTGTCGTTCGTCAGTGGAACTTTTCACGGGGGCCGGAGGTATGGCGCTTGGTCTGGAGCAAAGCGGATGGCGTCACAAGGCGTTGATTGAGCGAAACGAGCACGCCTGTTCCACTCTTCATTTGAACGAATCGCTCGGCCATCCGCTGGCCAAGGAGTGGCGGCTCTACAACGACGACGCGCGCATGATCCGCTACTCCGAATTGTTCAGCGATATTGAAATGGTGGCCGGCGGCCCCCCATGTCAGCCGTTTTCCCTCGGAGGAAAACACCGCGCGTACCAGGACAACCGCGACATGTTCCCCGAGGCCGTTCGGGCCGTGCGTGAACTTCGTCCCAAATGCTTCGTCTTTGAGAACGTCAAAGGACTGTTGCGACGGAATTTCGCGAGTTACTTCAACTACATCATCCTGCAATTGACCTATCCCTCGCTGGTCAAGGATCCAACGGAGGAATGGAACTCGCACCTGTCACGCCTTGAGCGCCACCATACGGGATGCGTGGAAAGCGACCTTTCCTACCGGGTCATCCATCGATTGCTCGACGCCGCTGATTACGGCGTTCCCCAACATCGTCACCGCGTCTTCATCGTTGGGTTCAGGGCTGATCTTCGAAAGCAATGGTCATTTCCCGAACCTACCCATTCATTTGATAGACTGCTTTGGGAACAATGGGTTTCGGGTTCGTATTGGGACGAACACCGAGTTTCCAAGAAAGGTAGGCCCGCCGAACCGGAGCGGTTCGCGTCGCGTATCGAACGAATCAGGGTGGACTACAGGCTCCTTCCTCCCCCCGGCAAAAGGTGCGGAACCGTGCGCGACGCGCTTGTCGGCCTTCCGGATCCCACAAGCAAGACTGGGACGGTGGCCAACCATGAGTACCGAGGCGGAGCCCGACCTTATCCAGGACACACGGGGAGCATCCTGGACGCGCCTTCCAAAGCGTTGAAGGCGGGTGATCACGGGGTGCCTGGAGGCGAGAACATGATCGCGTTTCCCGATGGAACCTACCGGTACTACACCGTCCGAGAAAGTGCGCGAATTCAAACTTTTCCTGACGACTACGTGTTCAGCGGGTCGTGGACGGAGGCCATGAGGCAGATCGGCAACGCCGTACCCGTGCGACTGGCCGCCGTCGTGGGCGACAGTATTTTGCGACAATTGGATTGA
- a CDS encoding Eco29kI family restriction endonuclease has product MSSLSDLLRRIQDLKNSIHVFEMGETSGKNARTVKNIVDESGMLIKELTSFREKISPIRFGRIGITLGRSDGIAKFFAFSFTSQEKRPLDTLAGSPFFGSGVYAIYYHGKAELAYLPISCTETPIYVGKADPRNPQAETTEEQGNVLHARIRDHANSMIKVNLPLKDFFFRASPIQTGMQSAVEDFMIRLFRPIWNKEVKICYGIGKHGDSAKTRANKRSPWDTMHPGRKWAEATTADQMQRHEIEAKIAEHFKAHPIVRDKEHLFKLLALE; this is encoded by the coding sequence ATGTCATCATTAAGTGATCTGTTGCGTCGAATCCAGGACTTGAAAAATTCGATCCATGTCTTCGAAATGGGAGAGACGTCCGGAAAAAACGCACGAACGGTCAAGAACATCGTGGACGAGTCCGGGATGTTGATCAAGGAGTTGACGTCATTCCGGGAAAAGATATCCCCGATCCGTTTCGGAAGAATCGGCATTACGCTTGGGCGGTCCGACGGCATCGCCAAGTTTTTCGCGTTCAGCTTCACGAGTCAGGAGAAGCGCCCCCTGGATACCTTGGCGGGCTCTCCTTTTTTCGGCTCCGGGGTCTACGCCATCTACTACCATGGAAAAGCGGAACTGGCGTATCTCCCAATTTCATGCACCGAGACGCCGATTTACGTGGGGAAGGCCGATCCCAGGAATCCTCAAGCCGAAACCACGGAGGAACAAGGGAACGTTCTCCATGCCCGAATTCGGGACCACGCCAACAGCATGATCAAGGTGAACCTGCCCTTGAAGGATTTCTTTTTTCGAGCGTCCCCCATCCAAACCGGCATGCAGTCAGCGGTGGAGGACTTCATGATTCGTCTGTTTCGTCCCATCTGGAACAAGGAAGTCAAAATTTGTTACGGCATCGGAAAGCATGGAGACAGCGCCAAAACTCGCGCCAACAAGCGTTCACCTTGGGACACCATGCATCCTGGCCGGAAATGGGCCGAAGCCACGACGGCGGACCAAATGCAACGTCATGAAATTGAGGCCAAAATTGCCGAGCATTTCAAGGCCCACCCTATCGTTCGGGATAAAGAGCACTTGTTCAAGCTGCTTGCTCTTGAGTAA
- a CDS encoding ATP-binding protein, which translates to MKQLFKKIITDFQESKIKPTVPRDMKIPLESGKVVSLVGVRRSGKTSLLYQIIESLREQVDPTSIVYVNFEDDRLFPLELPHLDALVEAYYEIYPYNRDHKVWLFLDEIQNVRNWELFVRRIYDTMNLEIFITGSSSKLLGADLSTALRGRTITYEVFPFSFKEYLRARGIEITPHSSRSSSFAANAFEDYILHGGFAETIAATSDVRTRTLSDYADLIIYKDIVERHGIKNLALMKHLVKYCLTNMATSASMNRLFNDFKSQGFKVGKDTLFEYFSYLSDAYAVFSVPVFRNSVREEQRNPKKIYAVDNGFKSIFDASLSPDYGRLYENATFLHLRRHTREVYYFLQQQEVDFYCRIQGRRVIANVCLDLHAPDTRKRELNGLAEALAYFDSDQGWLLTRSHEETVIHDGRTITILPLWKWLVEGEV; encoded by the coding sequence GTGAAACAGCTTTTCAAGAAAATCATCACGGACTTTCAGGAGTCGAAAATCAAGCCGACTGTTCCCCGGGACATGAAAATCCCCCTGGAGTCCGGAAAGGTCGTTTCCCTGGTCGGGGTCAGGCGCAGCGGCAAGACTTCACTCCTGTACCAGATTATTGAGTCCTTGCGGGAACAGGTTGATCCAACCAGCATCGTGTACGTGAATTTCGAGGACGACCGGCTTTTTCCGCTGGAACTGCCGCATCTGGACGCCCTCGTGGAAGCTTATTACGAGATTTATCCATACAATAGGGACCACAAGGTCTGGCTTTTCCTGGATGAGATCCAGAATGTCCGGAATTGGGAACTTTTTGTGCGCCGCATTTACGATACCATGAACCTGGAAATCTTCATCACGGGCTCATCCTCCAAGCTGCTGGGCGCTGACCTTTCCACTGCTTTGCGGGGCCGGACCATCACCTACGAGGTCTTTCCCTTCTCGTTCAAGGAGTATCTGCGCGCCCGAGGCATTGAGATCACCCCGCATTCGTCCAGATCATCAAGCTTTGCGGCCAATGCCTTTGAGGACTACATCCTCCACGGGGGCTTTGCCGAGACCATTGCCGCCACGTCGGACGTCAGGACGCGGACCCTGTCGGACTACGCGGACCTGATCATCTACAAGGACATTGTGGAGCGCCACGGCATCAAGAACCTCGCCCTGATGAAGCACCTCGTCAAATACTGCTTGACGAACATGGCCACCAGCGCCAGCATGAACAGGCTTTTCAATGATTTTAAATCCCAGGGCTTCAAGGTCGGCAAGGACACGCTGTTCGAGTATTTTTCCTACCTGAGTGACGCGTATGCCGTGTTCAGCGTGCCGGTATTCAGGAATTCCGTGCGGGAAGAGCAGCGCAACCCGAAAAAAATCTATGCCGTGGACAACGGGTTCAAGTCCATCTTTGATGCCTCTCTGTCCCCGGATTACGGGAGGCTCTACGAGAATGCGACGTTTCTGCACCTGCGTCGCCATACCAGGGAGGTGTACTACTTTCTTCAGCAGCAGGAAGTGGATTTTTATTGCCGGATCCAGGGCCGTCGGGTCATTGCCAATGTCTGCCTCGACCTGCACGCCCCGGATACGCGCAAAAGAGAGCTGAACGGCCTTGCCGAAGCCCTGGCATACTTCGACTCCGACCAGGGATGGTTGTTGACCAGGAGCCACGAAGAAACCGTGATCCATGACGGCAGAACCATCACCATCCTTCCCTTGTGGAAATGGCTGGTGGAGGGTGAGGTTTGA
- a CDS encoding Uma2 family endonuclease, translating into MIIGKVLSPSTEAYDRGEKFAKYRLISSLREYVLIDPERLAMEVYRRTDEGVWTLRDVPTEKPLHLDSLKLEIAWQRVFRNVAEEGEVFFNNQTIEPIS; encoded by the coding sequence ATGATTATCGGGAAGGTGCTCTCGCCTTCCACCGAAGCCTATGACCGGGGGGAGAAGTTTGCCAAGTATCGCTTGATTTCATCCTTGCGGGAATATGTACTGATTGATCCGGAGCGTTTGGCCATGGAAGTTTATCGGCGTACGGATGAGGGCGTCTGGACCTTGCGCGATGTGCCGACTGAAAAGCCGCTGCATTTGGACAGCTTGAAACTGGAGATCGCCTGGCAACGGGTGTTCCGGAACGTGGCGGAGGAGGGGGAAGTGTTTTTCAACAATCAAACCATAGAGCCGATATCATGA
- the thrC gene encoding threonine synthase, whose protein sequence is MLDQFPSRRGRMEYVCLGCGARLDIDELYYTCPECSEVLLLEDLDFDELRQTNPEQWREIFDLRAATRRPELKGIFRFYELMAPVLEPEDIIWLGDGNTPIIPASPALAGHVGQDMAFKNDGQNPSASFKDRGMACAFSYLKALIRRHGWDQVLTVCASTGDTSAAAALYAAYVGGAVKSVVLLPQGKVTPQQLAQPLGSGAVVLELPGVFDDCMKVVEHLAENYRVALLNSKNAWRILGQESYAFEVAQHYGWDVADKAVFVPIGNAGNVTAIMSGFLKLRSLGIIEKLPRIFGVQSAHADPVFRYYHESDPARRAYHPVTVRASVAQAAMIGNPVSFPRVRHLVDRYEQAGGAGLFHVVQVEEQAVIEGMLLANRHGHIACTQGGECLAGLLRARELGLMQAGETAVLDATAHALKFIGFQKMYFENSFPPEYGITPKEELMNAPRRVLSPEVKAELPAQEFTVQAAQAVAGVLGLQVRERG, encoded by the coding sequence ATGCTCGATCAGTTTCCGTCCCGTCGGGGGCGGATGGAATATGTTTGTCTGGGCTGCGGGGCCCGGCTGGATATTGATGAATTGTATTACACCTGCCCAGAGTGCAGCGAGGTTTTGCTGCTGGAAGACCTGGACTTCGACGAACTGCGGCAAACGAATCCCGAACAGTGGCGGGAGATCTTTGACTTGCGGGCCGCCACCAGGCGTCCGGAACTCAAGGGCATCTTTCGGTTCTATGAACTGATGGCCCCGGTGCTGGAGCCCGAGGACATCATCTGGCTGGGGGACGGCAATACGCCGATCATTCCCGCGTCGCCCGCCCTGGCCGGGCATGTGGGCCAGGATATGGCCTTCAAGAACGACGGGCAGAATCCCAGCGCCTCCTTCAAGGATCGGGGCATGGCCTGCGCCTTCAGCTATCTCAAGGCCCTGATCCGGCGGCACGGCTGGGATCAGGTGCTCACGGTCTGCGCTTCCACCGGGGACACTTCCGCGGCCGCGGCCCTGTACGCCGCCTATGTTGGCGGGGCCGTGAAGAGCGTGGTCCTGCTGCCCCAGGGCAAGGTCACCCCGCAGCAATTGGCCCAGCCCCTGGGCAGCGGGGCCGTGGTCCTGGAGCTGCCCGGCGTGTTCGACGACTGCATGAAGGTGGTGGAGCATCTGGCCGAGAACTACCGGGTGGCCCTGCTCAATTCCAAGAACGCCTGGCGTATCCTGGGCCAGGAGTCCTATGCCTTTGAGGTGGCCCAGCATTACGGCTGGGACGTGGCGGACAAGGCGGTGTTCGTGCCCATCGGCAACGCGGGCAACGTCACGGCGATCATGAGCGGTTTTCTGAAGCTGCGAAGTCTGGGCATCATCGAGAAGTTGCCCCGGATTTTCGGAGTCCAGTCGGCTCACGCCGACCCGGTATTTCGGTATTATCACGAATCTGATCCGGCCAGGCGGGCGTATCATCCCGTGACCGTCCGGGCCAGCGTGGCCCAGGCCGCGATGATCGGCAATCCGGTCTCCTTTCCCCGGGTGCGCCACCTGGTGGACCGGTACGAGCAGGCCGGCGGGGCGGGACTGTTCCATGTGGTCCAGGTGGAGGAACAGGCCGTGATCGAGGGCATGCTCCTGGCCAACCGCCACGGCCACATTGCCTGCACCCAGGGCGGGGAGTGCCTGGCCGGGCTGTTGCGGGCCCGGGAGCTAGGCCTGATGCAAGCCGGGGAAACCGCGGTGCTGGACGCCACGGCCCACGCCCTGAAGTTCATCGGGTTCCAGAAAATGTACTTCGAGAACAGCTTCCCGCCGGAATACGGGATTACGCCCAAAGAGGAACTGATGAACGCGCCGCGACGGGTTCTGTCCCCGGAGGTCAAGGCCGAACTTCCGGCCCAGGAGTTCACGGTCCAGGCGGCCCAGGCCGTGGCGGGCGTGCTCGGCTTGCAGGTCAGGGAGCGAGGGTAG
- a CDS encoding TlyA family RNA methyltransferase produces MPAKVRADQVLVEQGLVESREQAKRLIMAGRVTLVHGGSTRPVDKPGHALPLDAELRIAPGERFVSRGGEKLLTALESFDLNVSGLVALDVGASTGGFTDCLLQHGAAKVYAVDVGRGQLHWKLRQDPRVVNLEGVNFRHAGPDLLPGPVDLIVADCSFISLRLILPACLQFRKPTTEIIALIKPQFEAGPGAGTKGVIRDPEVRERVVAGVRSHAEAVLGLTCLGIVPSGILGPKGNQEYLARFGSRR; encoded by the coding sequence TTGCCGGCCAAGGTTCGGGCCGACCAGGTCCTGGTGGAGCAGGGCCTGGTCGAAAGCCGGGAACAGGCCAAGCGGCTGATCATGGCCGGGCGCGTGACCTTGGTGCATGGCGGTTCAACCCGGCCGGTGGACAAGCCGGGACATGCGTTGCCCTTGGACGCGGAACTGCGCATTGCTCCAGGGGAGCGGTTCGTCAGCCGGGGAGGAGAGAAGCTGCTTACGGCCCTGGAATCCTTTGACCTGAATGTTTCCGGGCTGGTCGCCCTGGACGTGGGCGCGTCCACCGGCGGATTCACGGATTGCCTCCTGCAGCACGGCGCGGCCAAGGTCTACGCCGTGGACGTGGGGCGGGGTCAACTCCACTGGAAGCTGCGCCAGGATCCCCGGGTGGTCAATCTGGAAGGGGTGAACTTTCGCCATGCCGGGCCGGATCTGCTGCCCGGGCCCGTGGATCTGATCGTCGCGGACTGCTCTTTCATTTCGCTGCGGCTGATCCTGCCCGCCTGCCTGCAATTCCGCAAACCGACCACGGAAATCATCGCCCTGATCAAGCCTCAGTTCGAAGCCGGACCCGGGGCCGGGACCAAGGGCGTGATCCGCGACCCGGAGGTCCGGGAAAGGGTGGTCGCGGGTGTCCGCTCCCATGCCGAAGCGGTGTTGGGACTGACCTGCCTGGGGATCGTCCCGTCCGGGATTCTGGGACCCAAGGGCAACCAGGAATACCTGGCTCGCTTCGGATCGCGACGGTGA
- a CDS encoding RidA family protein: MPTKPCVGCGWCCLTDQCMESHRKHGYLPRCPEIVWDVENVRYNCRLMQDPVSGGASRKALLQGKGCCAPLNPWRDHVRNRDPLPAVRIDLSPALIPATKPSSETFEEPHMKHCIATSDAPKAIGPYSQAVRTGNLLFLSGQLPLDPQTMQFVPGGIAEQTRQVLTNARAVLRAAGSDLEQVVKATVLLKDMNDFAAMNGVYGEFFTADHPARSTFQVAKLPLDALVEIELIAEIQE; the protein is encoded by the coding sequence ATGCCGACTAAACCCTGCGTCGGTTGCGGCTGGTGTTGTCTCACGGACCAATGCATGGAATCCCATCGCAAGCACGGATATCTGCCGCGTTGTCCGGAAATTGTCTGGGACGTGGAGAATGTTCGCTATAATTGTCGCTTGATGCAGGACCCCGTCAGCGGCGGGGCGTCACGAAAGGCCCTGCTCCAGGGCAAGGGGTGTTGCGCTCCGCTGAATCCCTGGAGAGACCACGTCCGCAATCGCGATCCGCTCCCGGCCGTCCGAATCGATTTATCGCCCGCTCTGATCCCCGCAACCAAACCATCTTCCGAAACCTTCGAGGAGCCCCACATGAAGCACTGCATCGCCACTTCCGACGCACCCAAGGCCATCGGCCCCTATTCCCAGGCCGTGCGCACCGGCAACCTGCTCTTTCTCTCCGGCCAACTGCCCCTGGATCCGCAAACCATGCAGTTCGTGCCCGGCGGCATCGCGGAGCAGACCCGACAGGTGCTGACCAACGCCCGGGCCGTACTGAGAGCGGCCGGCTCCGACCTGGAGCAAGTTGTCAAGGCCACGGTCCTGCTCAAGGACATGAATGACTTCGCCGCGATGAACGGGGTTTACGGCGAATTCTTCACGGCCGACCACCCGGCCAGGTCCACGTTCCAGGTGGCCAAACTGCCCCTGGACGCCTTGGTGGAGATCGAGTTGATCGCGGAAATACAGGAGTAG
- a CDS encoding VgrG-related protein, with translation MIVNQPWPPLLFPGQQHIPSPLSGQSPGSEQRQNADFLAEMLKMSLNASAIQSIGDLPQQPGGSSADPTAQLLSGTSPLTHMSRKAASTHAAPETPTGILPESISKTVSDHIPETLQKTVLDSLAPILNGTGAPGASGPDPLSQLIGHVTGSTQNPAASSLIGSPAALVALIQSAVEQPPSSPKPSLANPSTLRRAISAYTPQYSADGLRQKIDHSTRRDLGPAHPGHATPTERLHAGRTGVVDSVPTKESISQSQPGILAARFESANRPNAIGYDRLGGTCYGTYQLSSRMGGLDAFLKFLDTEAPQWAKRLREAGPANTKGRTGAMPAEWKRIHRENPERFAGLQHAFTQKTYYDPAADLVNRRTGIDPNQASPALREVLWSTAVQHGVNGAANIFQRALDNVSANGPPRESDLIQAIYNERKTRFTGSTQAVRSAVQNRFEQEMQLALALLPEERDVLV, from the coding sequence ATGATCGTCAACCAACCCTGGCCGCCTTTGCTCTTTCCCGGCCAACAGCACATCCCTTCTCCGCTCTCGGGGCAATCGCCGGGATCGGAGCAGCGTCAGAACGCCGACTTTTTGGCCGAGATGCTCAAGATGTCCTTGAACGCCTCGGCCATTCAATCCATAGGCGATCTTCCCCAGCAGCCGGGAGGATCATCCGCTGATCCCACAGCCCAATTGCTGTCGGGCACATCCCCCTTGACGCACATGAGCCGGAAAGCCGCCTCGACACATGCCGCCCCGGAAACACCTACGGGAATACTCCCGGAATCGATCTCCAAAACAGTCTCGGATCATATTCCGGAAACACTGCAAAAGACCGTGTTGGACTCTCTCGCCCCAATACTGAACGGAACCGGCGCTCCAGGTGCGAGCGGGCCTGATCCCCTCTCCCAACTAATCGGCCACGTCACCGGCTCCACGCAAAACCCCGCGGCAAGTTCCCTGATCGGCTCCCCGGCGGCCCTGGTCGCCCTGATCCAGTCCGCGGTGGAGCAACCGCCCTCTTCCCCCAAGCCGTCGCTCGCGAACCCGTCCACCCTGCGCCGGGCCATTTCCGCTTATACGCCCCAGTATTCAGCGGATGGCTTGCGCCAAAAAATTGACCATTCAACACGCAGGGATTTGGGCCCGGCCCACCCCGGCCACGCGACACCGACCGAGCGACTGCATGCCGGGCGTACAGGAGTGGTGGACTCCGTCCCAACAAAGGAAAGCATTTCACAGTCCCAGCCCGGGATTCTGGCGGCCCGGTTCGAGTCCGCCAATCGCCCGAACGCCATCGGCTATGATCGCCTGGGCGGCACCTGCTACGGGACATACCAGTTGTCCTCCAGGATGGGTGGGCTGGACGCCTTTCTCAAATTCCTGGACACCGAAGCCCCCCAATGGGCCAAGCGACTGCGCGAGGCAGGGCCGGCCAACACCAAAGGCCGCACCGGAGCCATGCCCGCGGAATGGAAACGCATCCACCGGGAAAACCCGGAACGGTTCGCCGGGTTGCAGCACGCCTTTACCCAGAAAACATACTATGATCCCGCGGCCGATCTGGTGAATCGCCGCACCGGCATCGATCCGAACCAGGCTTCCCCGGCCCTGCGCGAAGTGCTCTGGAGCACGGCGGTGCAGCACGGCGTAAACGGGGCAGCAAACATCTTCCAACGCGCCCTGGACAACGTCTCCGCCAACGGTCCTCCCCGAGAGAGCGACTTGATCCAGGCCATCTACAACGAGCGGAAAACCCGATTCACCGGCTCCACCCAGGCCGTGCGCTCCGCGGTCCAGAACCGCTTTGAGCAGGAAATGCAACTGGCCCTGGCTTTACTGCCCGAAGAGCGGGACGTTCTGGTCTGA
- the pgm gene encoding phosphoglucomutase (alpha-D-glucose-1,6-bisphosphate-dependent) encodes MPVHPLAGKIAPQDMLPNIPRALSRYYTLEPDPGRAEERVAFGTSGHRGVAEACSFNEAHILAVTQAVCEYRAGAGITGPLFLGMDTHALSEAALATALEVFAANDVQVMIQKGLGYTPTPVISHAILTFNRDHAEIRADGVVITPSHNPPEHGGFKYNPPHGGPADTEVTKVVENRANELLEQNLRGVKRVSLARALAAKTVREYDYIAPYIADLANVVDMEAIAWAKPRLGVDPMGGSGIAFWAPLAERYGLDLTVVNTDLDPRFAFMPLDKDGVIRMDCSSPYAMARLLDQKDRFDLCFGNDPDYDRHGIVTPAGLMNPNHYLAAAAAYLFTHRPQWSPMTRVGKTVVTSSMLDRVAASLGREVHEVPVGFKWFVPGLLDGSLGLGCEESAGASFLRKDGTVWTTDKDGLVMDLLAAEMLAVTGKTPQELYDELADKLGRPVYERRSAPADLARKKAFKSMTPEMVRADTLAGESITAVLTTAPGNDASIGGLKVVAANGWFAARPSGTEDIYKIYIESFRDQAHLEQLAEEAQALVDAAFETAGVV; translated from the coding sequence ATGCCCGTTCATCCTTTGGCCGGAAAAATCGCTCCCCAAGACATGCTGCCCAATATTCCCCGCGCCCTTTCCCGGTACTACACCCTGGAACCGGATCCGGGCCGGGCCGAGGAACGGGTGGCCTTCGGCACGTCGGGTCATCGCGGCGTGGCCGAGGCGTGCTCCTTCAACGAGGCGCACATCCTGGCCGTGACGCAGGCGGTCTGTGAGTACCGGGCCGGGGCCGGAATAACCGGGCCGCTGTTTCTGGGCATGGACACCCACGCCCTGTCCGAGGCGGCTCTGGCCACGGCCCTGGAGGTGTTCGCGGCCAACGACGTCCAGGTTATGATCCAGAAGGGGCTGGGCTACACCCCCACCCCGGTGATTTCCCACGCGATTTTGACCTTCAACCGCGACCATGCCGAAATCCGGGCCGACGGAGTGGTGATCACGCCCAGCCACAATCCTCCGGAACATGGCGGATTCAAATACAATCCGCCCCACGGCGGCCCTGCGGACACGGAAGTGACCAAGGTCGTGGAGAATCGGGCCAACGAACTCCTGGAGCAGAATCTGCGCGGCGTGAAGCGCGTGTCCCTTGCCCGGGCTTTGGCCGCGAAGACCGTCCGGGAGTATGATTATATCGCGCCGTATATCGCGGACCTGGCCAATGTGGTGGACATGGAAGCCATTGCCTGGGCCAAGCCCCGGCTGGGCGTGGACCCCATGGGCGGTTCGGGGATCGCCTTCTGGGCGCCCCTGGCCGAGCGCTATGGCCTGGACCTGACCGTGGTGAACACGGACCTGGACCCGCGCTTCGCTTTCATGCCCCTGGACAAGGACGGGGTGATCCGCATGGACTGCTCTTCTCCCTATGCCATGGCCAGGCTGCTGGACCAAAAGGACCGCTTCGATCTCTGCTTCGGCAACGACCCGGATTACGACCGCCACGGCATCGTCACCCCGGCGGGGTTGATGAATCCGAACCACTACCTGGCCGCGGCCGCGGCCTATCTCTTCACTCATCGTCCGCAATGGAGCCCCATGACGCGAGTGGGCAAGACCGTGGTCACCAGCTCCATGTTGGACCGGGTGGCCGCCTCTCTGGGCCGGGAGGTGCACGAAGTGCCCGTGGGCTTCAAGTGGTTCGTGCCGGGCTTGCTGGACGGCAGCCTGGGACTGGGCTGCGAGGAAAGCGCCGGAGCGTCGTTTTTGCGCAAGGACGGCACGGTCTGGACCACGGACAAGGACGGACTGGTCATGGATCTCCTGGCCGCGGAAATGCTGGCCGTGACCGGCAAAACGCCCCAGGAACTGTACGACGAACTGGCGGACAAGCTGGGCCGTCCGGTCTATGAGCGGCGTTCGGCCCCGGCGGATCTGGCCCGGAAAAAGGCCTTCAAATCCATGACTCCGGAAATGGTCCGGGCGGATACGCTGGCTGGCGAGTCGATCACGGCCGTGCTGACCACCGCCCCGGGCAACGACGCTTCCATCGGGGGGCTGAAGGTGGTCGCGGCCAACGGCTGGTTCGCGGCCCGGCCGTCGGGAACCGAGGACATCTACAAGATCTACATCGAAAGCTTCCGCGATCAGGCCCACCTGGAACAACTGGCCGAGGAGGCCCAGGCTTTGGTGGACGCCGCATTCGAGACGGCTGGCGTGGTCTGA